From Kaistella polysaccharea:
AGAGAAGTCTCCATCATTCGGAAGTCAATCTTTTAGAAAATGAAATTTTTGAATATGACGAACCCAGAATGATTCAGGTTTTTCAAAATATTTTAGGAAACGCTTTGAAATTCACCAATGAACAAGGAATGATTCAAACAAAATTTCAGAAACAGGAAAACCAGTTAAAGATTTCCATCTTCAATACCGGAAAAATAATTCCGACCGAAGATCTGGCCTTCATCTTTGAAAAATTCTATCAGTCGAAAAATCAAAATCTTCAAAAACCAACCGGAAGTGGATTAGGTTTGGCGATTTGTAAAAAAATTATGATCGCACATGGTGGCGACATCGAAGTCAAAAACAAAGAAATTGGAGTAACGTTTGAAATTTTCTTACCAATTAAAGAACATAACCATGAACTCGAAGAGTTCAACAACAATAGCCGTATGTGAAACGTACGGAAAAAATAATCAAAAAAATGTCAACCTACACCCAAATATATTATCACATCGTATTTTCTACAAAACATAGAAAACCAACCCTCAATTCTGAACACGAAGACGAATTGTACAAATATATCTGGGGAGTTATTAAAAACAAAAAATGTACGCTATACAGAATTAATGGAATGCAGGATCACCTACATATTTTTACCAGTTTGCATCCAACCGTTCGACTGAGCGATCTGGTAAAAGACATTAAAATTGCCAGTAACTTATGGATGAAACAAAATGATTTGTTTCCCGAATTTGAAGAATGGCAGGAAGGTTATGGTGCATTTACGTACTGCATAAGAGATAAAGAGATGATAATTAATTATATTAAAAATCAAAAAAAGCATCACCATGCTGAAGATTTTGAATCCGAATACCGGAGATTATTGCTTGAAAATGAAATTGAATTTGATGAAAAATATTTTTTATAAATTCCGTTCACATGTTTGAAAATTTCACAAACATGTCCGTAAACGATCCGTATGTTTCACATACGGCCATGAATATTTGACCGCTTCGCGGTCGCCCCAAAAAAGAAGAAAGATGAAAAAAATATTAATCGCAGACGACGAACACAAGATCATCATGACCCTGGAATACGCATTTAAGAAAGCAGGTTATGAAGTTTTTATCGCACGAGACGGTTCCGAAGTTTTGGAACTGTTGAAAACCGAAATTCCCGATATGATTTTATTGGACATTATGATGCCCAATGTCGATGGTTACACCACGCTTGCAGAAATTAAAAAAGATCAAAACCTGAATAAAATTAAAGTCATTTTACTTTCTGCTAAAAGTGGTGAAGC
This genomic window contains:
- the tnpA gene encoding IS200/IS605 family transposase, whose amino-acid sequence is MSTYTQIYYHIVFSTKHRKPTLNSEHEDELYKYIWGVIKNKKCTLYRINGMQDHLHIFTSLHPTVRLSDLVKDIKIASNLWMKQNDLFPEFEEWQEGYGAFTYCIRDKEMIINYIKNQKKHHHAEDFESEYRRLLLENEIEFDEKYFL
- a CDS encoding response regulator transcription factor codes for the protein MKKILIADDEHKIIMTLEYAFKKAGYEVFIARDGSEVLELLKTEIPDMILLDIMMPNVDGYTTLAEIKKDQNLNKIKVILLSAKSGEADIKKGLELGADDYITKPYSIKKLTERVEELLTDKQ